A stretch of Bacillus pseudomycoides DNA encodes these proteins:
- a CDS encoding sugar phosphate nucleotidyltransferase has protein sequence MRAILLAAGMGTRLRPLTLTTPKSLVEVNGKPMLERQIEYLQEIGAQEIIVVTGYLAEKFDYLVDKYNVKLVHNDKYNVYNNIYTMYLVREYLQDAYVMDADVYLHRNIFIEKPESSLYFSAKKEDFRNEWIIKHDENRKVYDIEIGDGNDDYILCGISYWSKEDGIHIVKKLEEVVNQEDFSELYWDNIVKDNIQDLNVHLYKIGSNDSFEIDSVLDLKKVEEKLAVLAK, from the coding sequence ATGAGAGCGATTTTATTAGCGGCGGGTATGGGAACTCGTTTACGTCCATTAACGTTAACGACTCCAAAATCATTAGTAGAGGTAAATGGCAAGCCGATGCTAGAGCGTCAAATTGAATACTTACAAGAAATTGGCGCCCAAGAAATTATTGTCGTAACAGGCTATTTAGCAGAGAAATTCGATTATCTTGTTGATAAGTATAATGTGAAGCTTGTGCACAATGACAAATATAATGTGTACAACAACATTTATACGATGTATTTAGTTCGTGAATATTTACAAGATGCATATGTAATGGATGCGGATGTTTATTTACACCGTAATATTTTTATTGAGAAGCCAGAATCATCCCTATACTTTAGTGCGAAGAAAGAAGATTTCCGTAATGAATGGATCATTAAGCATGACGAAAATCGTAAAGTATATGATATTGAAATTGGTGATGGTAACGATGACTACATCTTATGTGGTATTTCATACTGGTCAAAAGAAGATGGCATCCATATTGTGAAGAAACTAGAAGAGGTAGTAAATCAAGAAGATTTCAGTGAACTGTACTGGGACAATATTGTAAAAGACAACATTCAAGATTTAAATGTTCATTTGTACAAAATCGGTAGTAATGATAGTTTTGAAATTGATTCTGTCCTGGACTTGAAGAAAGTAGAAGAAAAACTAGCTGTTTTAGCGAAATAA
- a CDS encoding DMT family transporter, which translates to MRKVQSKGIFYGIFSGFAWAVDTVLIGIILSSQLMLATEQVVFLAPLVSTFLHDFMSTLWMMLYMAIKGQLKTALSKLKTRSGRFVMLGALMGGPIGMTFYVLAVKYIGASYTAAISAVYPAVGAFFAFVFLKDRLRSWNWLGLVISITFIIVLGFTGDGFATENYMLGFIFVLICIVGWGLECVICAYGMKDEEVSPEEALQIRQLVSATTYGLVILPSVGGHFLTREVVMSSEFILIIVVALVGTASYVFYYKAIHEIGPTKAMALNITYSAWAVVISMLALGSPFSWKLIICCIAILVGAILTVADITEFTKAKKYRGEVT; encoded by the coding sequence ATGAGAAAAGTGCAAAGTAAAGGCATATTTTATGGGATCTTTTCTGGTTTTGCTTGGGCTGTAGATACGGTATTGATTGGAATTATCTTATCTTCACAACTTATGTTAGCAACAGAACAGGTTGTGTTTCTTGCTCCTTTAGTTAGTACGTTTTTACACGACTTTATGTCAACGTTATGGATGATGCTTTATATGGCGATCAAGGGTCAATTGAAAACGGCCCTTTCTAAGCTGAAAACGAGAAGTGGACGGTTTGTTATGTTAGGGGCACTTATGGGTGGACCGATTGGGATGACGTTTTATGTATTAGCTGTAAAGTATATCGGGGCTTCTTATACAGCGGCGATTTCAGCAGTATATCCAGCAGTTGGTGCGTTTTTTGCATTTGTGTTTTTGAAAGATCGTCTTCGTTCATGGAATTGGCTTGGACTTGTCATTAGTATTACATTTATTATTGTACTTGGATTTACAGGCGATGGTTTTGCAACAGAAAATTATATGTTAGGATTTATTTTCGTCCTGATTTGTATCGTTGGCTGGGGCCTAGAATGTGTTATCTGTGCGTACGGTATGAAAGATGAAGAAGTATCTCCAGAAGAGGCACTCCAAATTCGTCAGCTTGTTTCAGCAACAACATATGGACTTGTTATTTTACCTTCAGTTGGAGGGCATTTCTTAACGAGAGAAGTTGTGATGAGCAGCGAGTTTATTTTAATCATCGTGGTTGCATTAGTTGGAACAGCTTCCTATGTGTTCTACTATAAGGCAATTCATGAAATTGGACCGACAAAAGCGATGGCACTTAACATTACGTATTCTGCATGGGCGGTTGTCATTTCGATGTTAGCATTAGGATCACCGTTTTCATGGAAGTTAATTATTTGTTGTATTGCGATTCTTGTAGGAGCTATATTAACAGTTGCAGATATAACTGAATTTACAAAAGCGAAAAAATATAGAGGTGAAGTAACATGA